DNA from Leptospira terpstrae serovar Hualin str. LT 11-33 = ATCC 700639:
CTTGTGGTTCGTGCGCATCCCCACATCGGCCTTGCCACCATCACTTTTTTGTATGATGGTGTGATCACTCACAGGGATAGTCTGAAAGTGGAAATGGACATCCGACCACACGAAACCAATTGGATGGTAGCTGGTTCTGGTATCGTACACAGTGAACGCTCTAAATTTGATCCAAAATATGAAGTTTTAGAAGGCATTCAAACTTGGATTGCGTTACCAAAAGAAAAAGAAGGAATAGATCCCAGTTTTGAACATTTTTCCGAATCAGAAATTCCCGTTTTAAGAAAAGATGGTTTGGTGTTTCGGTTGTTAGGTGGTAGTTTCTTGGGATTACATTCTCCCGCCACAGTACATTCTCCTTTATTTTATGCTGACATTGAAATAAAGCATGAGGCAGAGGAAGTAAATTGGATTCTTTCTGACAAAGAAGAAGCTGGTCTCTATGTTTCGCGTGGATCCATTGAATCAAATGGTGAATCTTATGCAGTGGGGTCTATGGTTCTATTTGAAAAAGGAACAGCTGTGACTTTTAAGGCAAAACAAAACAGTCGTTTGATGTTACTCGGTGGGGAGCCATTGACAGAAAAAAGACATCTTTTTTGGAACTTTGTTTCCACAAGTCAGGATACGATTGAAAGAGCAAAGGAAAGATGGGCAAAAGATGAATTTCCGAAAGTTCCGAAAGAAACAGACCGAATTCCTTTGCCCACTTAAAAGTTAAGGCCGGAAATTTATTTCAATTCTTCTGCAGCTTTTTTGTATTCTTCTGCTTCTGTTCGGAATTCTTTCGCTAAGCTTAGGCAATGTTCTTTAAATTTTGCTTCGGAGATTGCCTTTCCCCCTTTGTTTCCCGCCATTTTTTCGTGTCTTTTTGCGCTCGCTTCTTTCTCTTTTGCAATAGCGTTTAAGTAAGAGCGTGCTGCTTGTTTACTTTCTGGCGAATTTGCCTCTTTTATCATCAAGTTTTCCAATTCAGACAAAGCAAATACGGATGTAGATGCTAACACGAGTAATAGGGTAATTAATTTTTTCATAGAATCCTCTCTGGTCTCCATTATACCGATTCTATGGGAATGTCAATAGGGGAGGTTATTGATATTTTACAGAATCGGAGCCCGCAGACATAAAAGCAAGTTTTGTCCCAGTTTCCGCAAAGGCAGAAATGGTTTCGGCAAATCCGGTAGCAGTAATCATAAATGTTTCGTTAGGGCCAACAGACTTTTGTAATTCGGGAAAATATATAGAACCAGAAATTGTATAAAAAATTCCAAAGGTTACTGGGTCACCTAACTGAGAGAAGTTGAAATTCTGAGCTTGGTAAAATTCC
Protein-coding regions in this window:
- a CDS encoding pirin family protein — encoded protein: MTSSLKGHSKDLGDNFIIRRVLPAMEKRSVGPFVFYDHFGPVPVVTGEELVVRAHPHIGLATITFLYDGVITHRDSLKVEMDIRPHETNWMVAGSGIVHSERSKFDPKYEVLEGIQTWIALPKEKEGIDPSFEHFSESEIPVLRKDGLVFRLLGGSFLGLHSPATVHSPLFYADIEIKHEAEEVNWILSDKEEAGLYVSRGSIESNGESYAVGSMVLFEKGTAVTFKAKQNSRLMLLGGEPLTEKRHLFWNFVSTSQDTIERAKERWAKDEFPKVPKETDRIPLPT